In Triticum urartu cultivar G1812 chromosome 6, Tu2.1, whole genome shotgun sequence, the following proteins share a genomic window:
- the LOC125517190 gene encoding red chlorophyll catabolite reductase-like, with translation MLRPATSLSVAAPTLPTISRLGRGAAPPLRGRRSGTTVRARMPLEQQQVTLPSLAHREVARALAAEAAAAVPLLPSAVPVDVADFRNSAGTAVGTLDVRRGEPASSIDFMLHSSLHCKVPNGAIDITSVLIFLNALTDAPHFLMEFIQGSPTSMVVILDLLPRKDLALHPEYLQKYYEHTHLDKQREKIEELPQTRPYRSPSLFVRSACSPTAVSVTIDCGQGGEGTLEEIVCGHLASAVKEVLQIWLHSCARDTSEMEEAEREIMIKRDQVVRSKSIEVDLTANLPRMFGPDVSGHIIAEIRKTFGVQLQEA, from the exons ATGCTCCGGCCGGCGACCTCTCTCTCTGTGGCTGCGCCCACGCTCCCTACCATCTCCCGCCTCGGCCGTGGCGCGGCTCCGCCTCTCAGGGGCAGAAGGTCGGGCACCACCGTGCGCGCGCGCATGCCGCTGGAGCAGCAGCAGGTAACGCTGCCGTCGCTGGCGCACCGGGAGGTAGCGCGAGCGCTGGCAGCCGAGGCGGCAGCAGCCGTGCCGCTGCTGCCGTCGGCTGTGCCCGTCGACGTAGCCGACTTCCGGAACAGCGCTGGGACCGCCGTCGGCACGCTGGACGTGCGCCGAGGCGAGCCTGCCTCGTCG ATTGATTTCATGCTGCACTCGTCACTTCACTGCAAAGTCCCAAATGGCGCAATCGACATTACGTCGGTCCTTATTTTCCTAAATGCCTTGACGGATGCACCACATTTCCTCATGGAGTTCATACAAGGCAGCCCAACTTCAATGGTTGTGATTCTTGATCTGCTCCCACGGAAAGACCTCGCGCTCCACCCGGAGTACCTCCAAAAGTACTATGAACATACTCACTTGGACAAGCAACGTGAGAAGATCGAAGAATTGCCACAAACCCGTCCATACCGGTCGCCATCGCTCTTTGTGCGCAGTGCATGTTCTCCAACAGCGGTGTCGGTCACCATCGATTGCGGGCAAGGAGGGGAGGGTACCTTGGAAGAGATAGTGTGTGGTCATCTGGCATCAGCTGTGAAGGAGGTTCTTCAAATCTGGCTTCATAGTTGTGCTCGTGACACCTCCGAAATGGAAGAGGCCGAGAGGGAGATCATGATCAAAAGGGACCAAGTTGTAAGATCGAAATCAATCGAGGTCGACCTAACTGCAAATTTGCCTAGGATGTTTGGTCCCGATGTGTCTGGCCACATCATTGCTGAAATCCGTAAGACCTTTGGGGTACAACTACAAGAGGCCTAG